The sequence ccgggcggctatacttttaaaatattctattttcaTAGTACAGCCGTATGGCTatactgttaaaatattatatttgtggagtatagccgcttgGCTATACGATTTTGTAAGAAACATTATTAaaatagagtatagccggtcggctatactattttttcaaaaaatcacaaaactaagtatagccgcatggctgTACTATGTACATCCTTAGGATAAGGCCCCACGTGTCGAAATctgtatagccgcacggctatactatttttttaaacaaaattaaaagaaactgTATATAGTCCCCAAGCAATACAATTTATacagagaaaaaaagatgACCCTCCTTGCGATTCGACGCCACATGTCAAAAATAGGCATAGCCGTATGGCGATACtaacttttatatataaaaaagaaaaaatctagTATAGCCACCCGGCTATACAGTAGAGGGAtctcttaaataattttattgaagGGACACCATTTAGTCTCCTACAAATATTGTTTCAACAATCCACACCATTTagtttttaagtctacatttatatatcatccttcaaaaaattagacaaatcggaaaccgtttcgatattcaattgtgtcctacaaaatcaataaacacagtgcttcaagaaaatactaaaatttcaataatccAATTGAATtctcaaatgatatcggattcaagtattttttaggggtgggcacggttcggtttggaccggtttttgcctcaaattagaaccgatccgatactattcatgcggtttggttcggttcggttttaattaaaaaaattcaaaaacatccggttcggtttgaaacggtttcggtccggttccggttccggttcggttttgaaccggattataaaaattatttttttaaattgttttgtaatacaattctcaactgaaatattattttttttacttgaaaattaacaaattattcaatttcatataattaataaatattaaagtgagaaaagagagatattttgacattgaacttggataaatattaggtttttttttaatgaaattaaaaatatagcattaaatataaatatatattgaaattatattttttttagtttcaccggttcggttcggcccggttcggtttttgaagacatggaaccggattcgaatccggtccaaaccggtccggttcggtttttgaccggtttttgactttttggtcaactcgggttttttccggtttggttcggtgtggttcggctcggatttccggtttgccggtttgagtgcccacccctagtatTTTTTGTAGTGAtcatctttgaatgagtatctacaaaatagacggtttggattagtgaaatacaatgtagagtgggccctacaagggtgtccctcagATAAGCATATTTAAAAGATCCCTTAACTTAAGCTTATACACATATAAATGACCCTCTTGGGCTTTGgggaaatttaattaagacacccaaaaaaaataaataatttaatttttggttttttcacagcaaactttaaataaaaaagaataagacaTTTTTTCACTTTGCGTTTTGGAGTAGAAGCATACTCAAGTTCGCCAAGAATAAGACATATTTCagtgttatttttattttgcagtttgtataatttgttCTTATATAAACACATTGCTTATTGTATTAATACAATAATTCTATACTCTTtaagtatattatattttaataattatttaatatataaaaaattcacaaaataattaattactatttattaaataaataacatatttaaatatttactaaaataataataataaaaatataattattaattatagtaattcaaaaagactaagatattacttaattacatatattgaattaaagaagttggccaaaaaataaaagtaaagaaactaattttatattttaaaaattaaaaacaaaacatctCTTCCTACGACATTTCGCTGGCACAAGTTAATGCCGTCAAAACTTTGCCGGATTAGACATTTTCCAACAAAAGATACCTATGCCAACAAATTTTCGTCAGGAGAGGTCTAATATGGCAAATTTCGCAGGGATAGACCTGTGCTGACGAAATTTGGTCGGGagaggtttaaaaaaaaaaaacttagtaTGTTGaagttaatttatttttttgtaaattaataatatctttccttatttaattagttaaattagtgattctattttaattattatttttttagtaaataattagtattaaatattttaattaacttcatgaattatattacttaataaatagtaattcaaattttctattttttttctttaatattcactaagtaaataataactaaaacataactactaatccaagtaattaaaaaagagtcaTCCATAATATACTACTTAAAGTTATAGTTGGGCCGCTatactgttaaaatattatatttatgtaGTATAGACGCCTGACTATACGATTTTGTAAGGATTATTAataaaacagagtatagccagtcggctatactattttatttaaaaaaataaaaaataccaaGTAtggccgcacggctatactattttatatataaaaaaaccgaGAATAGCTGCCCTTGCGTAGTTCTATTGGATACTTTTTAgctgatttcttcaagaaattcaTTTGTTTGCGTAGTTGTATTGGATACCTTGTGGGCCAATATAGGCACGGCCCTACGAAGGGCCTCAAATTGTTGACAGGTTGTAGTTAATGGGCCTCGAATATTTAACGGGCTGTGACTTCCTTTGTACTGCTCTTGTGTGTACCCAAGGCCTATGCAATAATTTATTCTTCAAAAGTATCAAATGATATTTGGACatctcaaataaaaaatattaaatttgaatttaatggTTTAAGTGGctatttgacattttgaattttttttaaattcactcaaatatcaaatattatattatttttattaaattttaaaagaaaatagagatCCTATGATGAATACATTATAGTGCATTATAATgttaaaaaatagtaaaaataaTATCTGACATTAAGTTTTATGGATGTCAATTTTAACATCAAACTTCTTACTTTtaaattcatataaatttgGACTGTTCGGTTGAAataatttattcttttaattCTTGTCATTTCATGCTCGTGTAATTATTTGATATACAAGTTGAAGATGCTTTAAGAAATTATGTACATCTTAATTTCGTTTGTTACATAGAAAAGTCagattttgtttatatttataaaaaaagagagagtgtAATTAGAGTCACCGTGAGATTTTAATATGTGATGACAAATGCACCGCTCAAATGCCCTTTTGACGTCGGACTCGGAATGAAACCAACCGACCAACCGTTCTATGTGAAACGCGGTTCGTTAGAGACCCCATCAtcatctctctccctcaaaAACCCTCACTCAGTCGCTCGCTAGTCAATCAATCCCGCCACTACTATTTATAGAAACCCTTCGTTAACCGCCGATTCTCAAAACCCACCCAACACTTTCCGTTTCGAGATATGGTGAAAAAGAACCCGAACCTGAACCCGAAAGTGCCAGTACCCGTTCAGAACGACGAGATCGACTGGGAGATGAGGCCAGGTGGCATGCTTGTCCAGAGGCGAGAAGACGGCGATGACGCCTCTGCTGCTTCTGCTTCCGCCTCCTCCCGTGGGCCCATGATCAAGATCGACGTCGTCCACGGCCCAGCCCACCAGGCCCAATACGAGCTCTTTGTTCCTTCTCACTCCACTTTCGGTAATCTTCCTTCACTATTACATCCTCCATTTTAATCATCTTCACTTTGAATTTTGAGTTCACTTGTATTTTCTTAGTGTATTAGTGCAACTTTGTTtgattgcttttatttttatgatgaTTGATTGAAGCATTGTTTTGTTGATCGAGAGTATTAAATCATGCTTAGCTGAATCGAAATTGATGGGTGTTtgctttaattttaaatattgtCAGGGGATGTGAAGATACATCTTGCACAGAAGGCTGGTTTGGAGCCAAGTGCTCAGAAGCTCTTTTTCAGGGGGAAAGAGAAGGAGGATGAGGAGCAGTTGCACATTGCGGGTGTGAAGGATAATGCCAAGGTTCTGCTTATGGAGGACCGGAAACCCGAAGAGAAGAAGGTTGAAGAGTTGAGGGAAAGCAACGCTGGAGAGGTTGGAGACAATAGCAATGCTGATGAGATTGGAGTCAATAGCAGTGACATGTCAAAAGCTTTTCAAGCGATTGCTGAAGTCAGAGCTGAGGTCGACAAGCTCTCGGATAGGGTGAGTCTATGTATCCATTGTATTTAATTACCCAAATGTTAGGCTTCAATGGGACTCACATTGCTTGTTAAAATTTTTAGGTTGCTGCTTTGGAAGTGGCTGTTGGTGGGGGCACCAAGGTTTCCGATAAAGAATTTGCCACATCAACAGAGCTGCTTATGAGGCAGTTGCTGAAATTGGACGGCATTAAAGCAGATGGGGAAGCAAAAATGCAACGGAAGGCAGAGGTTTGTCTTTTTCAGCATTGTTGGTTTCTCATGGCGGAATTGCcagatattttgtttgttctcATGGCAAATAATGCATTGTGTGTGGCACACCATACATATTTCACAATTATTGTTCTAGCAAAATATTTCACCTGCGGCATGTCATTCATGCATCCGTTAGTTGGTTGTGCTATGTGTTAAATCTTACCAATTACATATGTCGTACATTGGAATAGGACACCTATTTGCCTTTGTAGTCAGTTTATACTTGTCCTCTAGGCCTAACTTTAATGACTTGAAGGCTTCCACTGCGAGGTCATTTCATTTCAGTGTTTGAAACAAGTACAGAATGGCTGAATGAAAGCatttttggcttttgttgATTGCTCGGCATCATGTGTTTTATGCTTGATGTGATGCCATATCCTTCATAGAGTAGCATTATCTGTGTGTTGATGCTGGTCTGTGTGATTGGGAGTCCATTAGTTTCTGCTTTTAGAGCTTTTCAGATTTGGATCAGCATTGCTTGATCAGCTACCCGtcttccaaattccaatatttATTATCGCCTCCTCTTTTCTCAGACTTCCTCCTCCCTTAAATCCTTGCCCACCATCGGAGATTCAGCTATGAACTCAATTAGCATTGAACTCCTTGTTATAAATGGGAAGAGGTACCAATTAGTTACAAGTGCTGCTGGTGCGGCCAGCCTCTCTTGCCTTGTTGACATTCACAATCATATGTTTAACGATTTTGTGTAGAAGATAGGACAACTGGGCTGCCTCCAAAAGTGTTTTAGAGTTTAGAGTCTCAATATCCTTTATCTCCTTCAGTTTGTAGCTTCTTATCTGTGCCTAAATTGATTTGCTGCTATCAGCAGATTGAGCATGTAAATGTGCAATCGTTTGTTTGTTGgcttttataaaaatttaaagttGCATGTACCATTAGAGATCTCATATACCATAACTTTCTTGAACAAGCATGTAAATGTGCAATCGTTTGTTTATTggctttttcaaaattttgaagttgCATGTAACCATTAGAGATCTTGTATACCATAACTTTCTTGAACAGGTACGACGCATCCAGCACTTTGTGGATGCACTGGACACTCTGAAGGTGAGGAACAGCAATCCATTCAACAACAGCAGCAATGCTGCCTCAGTAACAACCAAATGGGAGACCTTTGACTCTGGAGTGGGATGCCTGAATGCCCCAACCCCAATGCCATCTTCAACAGAAGTAAATCAGGACTGGGAACACTTTGATTAGCGAAAAAATTTCTCTACCTCATTCTAGTTTTCAAGATTTATTGTGGAACATGAAATATTTGGCATGCAAACTGGCTATTTTTCGGTGCTGGTGCCCGCTTTGACAGTTCGTGATCTGTATAATTGTAATTGCTGTCTATTGCTGTGAAGGAAACTACCATCTGCTTAGAGCAAATGGAATTggtatattttggattttattttttgcgtGTTAAGCTGCTTGGCTTTTATATTTCATCTCATATTAAGATTAGAACTTGGGAACCTTCTATCTTGAGACCCTCTTGGTTCCTaccattttattttgcatAGATTTTTCCTCTGCCCTTGTGATGGATTCCACCTTTAGCGAAACTTGTTCTCAACAACTGCTTCAGAAATTGAACCCAGGCTGTTGACTGTTGACTGGAAATACAGGATTGGATGGACAAATAGGATGTGGACACGTGTCTAATTTTCATGACTTCAAATTATTTGATTGATATTCCGAcccaaaaaattattgattgATAATCTAATAACAGCTTCACACCGCAAGGGTTCATAGTAAGAGCATCTACAGTGGGGAGGTGTATATGGGGGTatatgttaaatatacacTTTTTGTTATCGGAATCGTCTCTAACGGGGAGATGTAAAGGGatgtaaatatatatcatcatcatgaggatgtaaaataaaatgtatatTTACATCTATTTTTTCATCCCTTGCAGGCGGGATTCACccgaaaaaagagaagaaaagtcaGCATAAAAGGTTGGGACTCACGACTACAGTAAttgctggaaaaaaaattcacatgtTATTTGCTCATTTGTGGTTTTCATACTCCCCCCAATGTTTTTTGATGAAATCATATCTTCTccgaatttaaatatttttaggtctatttgtttgaaaaattaaaattaacctaataccaaaaaaaaataataatttataaagtaaacataaaatacaaatttaacacaaaaacgaattaagacaaacaaaacaattatacaTAATAGATTTACATCTTTTCCCATTGGAGCAAAAAATGTATTTACACTCCCCGAAAGTATAAAGGGGATGTAAAAGTGGCTTTACACCTCCGAATTCCCCAATTGTAGATGCTCTAACTCAAGTAGCTAAGAAATATATCGCCACATTCTAGGTCTTAGGT comes from Prunus dulcis chromosome 6, ALMONDv2, whole genome shotgun sequence and encodes:
- the LOC117632613 gene encoding BAG family molecular chaperone regulator 4, producing MVKKNPNLNPKVPVPVQNDEIDWEMRPGGMLVQRREDGDDASAASASASSRGPMIKIDVVHGPAHQAQYELFVPSHSTFGDVKIHLAQKAGLEPSAQKLFFRGKEKEDEEQLHIAGVKDNAKVLLMEDRKPEEKKVEELRESNAGEVGDNSNADEIGVNSSDMSKAFQAIAEVRAEVDKLSDRVAALEVAVGGGTKVSDKEFATSTELLMRQLLKLDGIKADGEAKMQRKAEVRRIQHFVDALDTLKVRNSNPFNNSSNAASVTTKWETFDSGVGCLNAPTPMPSSTEVNQDWEHFD